One window of the Montipora foliosa isolate CH-2021 chromosome 4, ASM3666993v2, whole genome shotgun sequence genome contains the following:
- the LOC137999920 gene encoding ubiquitin-like modifier-activating enzyme 5, whose product MHEVEDQRKVVCFLQPNFTDVLKSDDTGGRRFAVTVFDDCDTIHVRVLCDEKSSKSAESEKRVAFKKFQELPGCDEVSTVASDLISTLPPLDEPQVAILVSEDDHIRACVRSKANEPIEVAAVLRQPRKAQLYSRSHGILESSLLEDRKVAVVGLGSGGSQVVIELAKAGVGKFVLVDFDRIELHNIIRHVCGLTDLGRLKTNVMRDRVLDKNPFAEVETHNTSINNLEDARRILKGCDLIIAATDNIRSRLNINALSIELGIATLYGKCAVRAAGGEVLRVRPKVGPCFSCIYAAASLEAVQEETSSFRQAREANPPYVGDDEVKATIQVGLSSDINPISNMLVKLALVELCRGKDSALKTLETDLQASYYMWANRREQLYASYPEKGFHRFDKPSILRWYPLMKERDPECKACQELNVSDENADFFAGK is encoded by the coding sequence ATGCATGAAGTTGAAGACCAACGAAAAGTTGTCTGTTTTCTGCAGCCCAACTTTACTGATGTCCTCAAAAGCGACGACACTGGTGGGAGACGAtttgctgtgacagtgtttgatGACTGTGACACCATCCACGTCCGGGTTCTTTGCGACGAGAAGTCGTCAAAGTCGGCGGAATCTGAGAAACGAGTTGCGTTCAAAAAGTTCCAAGAGCTGCCTGGATGCGATGAAGTTTCGACGGTAGCTTCTGATCTAATTTCCACTCTACCGCCCCTCGATGAGCCACAAGTTGCAATTCTGGTCTCTGAAGATGACCACATAAGAGCCTGTGTAAGATCAAAAGCAAACGAACCAATTGAGGTAGCAGCTGTACTTCGGCAGCCACGGAAAGCCCAGCTCTATTCCCGAAGCCACGGCATATTGGAGTCCAGTCTCTTGGAAGATCGCAAGGTCGCAGTCGTTGGCCTTGGTAGTGGAGGATCTCAAGTGGTGATAGAACTTGCTAAAGCTGGAGTGGGTAAATTTGTCTTGGTTGATTTTGATCGAATTGAATTGCACAACATTATCCGCCATGTCTGCGGTCTAACCGATCTAGGGCGTCTCAAGACCAATGTAATGAGAGACCGCGTCCTGGACAAAAACCCGTTTGCAGAGGTTGAAACCCACAACACGAGCATCAACAACTTGGAAGATGCGAGACGAATCCTCAAAGGATGCGACCTCATCATCGCAGCTACAGACAACATCAGGAGCCGGTTAAACATTAACGCTCTGTCCATAGAGCTGGGAATTGCTACCTTGTATGGCAAATGCGCTGTAAGAGCAGCAGGAGGCGAGGTCTTACGCGTAAGACCGAAGGTTGGTCCGTGCTTCTCCTGCATATATGCTGCTGCCTCCCTGGAAGCCGTTCAAGAGGAGACGTCTTCCTTCCGCCAAGCACGCGAAGCTAATCCTCCGTATGTTGGTGACGATGAGGTGAAAGCGACGATTCAAGTTGGGCTGTCCTCCGACATCAACCCAATTTCTAACATGCTGGTGAAACTCGCGCTGGTGGAACTGTGCCGTGGAAAGGACAGTGCGCTGAAAACTTTAGAGACCGATCTGCAGGCATCTTACTACATGTGGGCTAATCGAAGAGAGCAGTTATATGCAAGTTACCCCGAAAAAGGCTTCCATAGGTTTGACAAACCGTCCATTTTGAGATGGTATCCATTAATGAAGGAAAGAGATCCTGAATGCAAGGCATGCCAAGAGTTAAACGTTAGCGACGAGAATGCTGACTTTTTTGCTGGAAAGTAG
- the LOC138001025 gene encoding uncharacterized protein has product MDGVTGLPIISATAFRMTSLNGVRMARNSPKRDKLVTHLGFQFRPEFRRCTMCLLLAFSEAATGSTRCFPQTQGYHGNSKELDISNCVTEEINKNVIKMKSYFKVPVVLPYCRQYRFILASILLLLCTMLLGIMNSVLAFQGDKRLLKFKLLETAVHVEYHTNTRTTAVCFTLSFHYHYQYNYVLRKRIMASGNTPVRGDGNSFYRAIVLWRDEMNDEKHEKTHRLSSCLIEKNPTVFKPLQFCTNFVRVQSL; this is encoded by the exons atggacggagtcaccggccttcccattatttcagcaacggccttccggatgacttcactaaacggcgtcagaatggctcgaaactcgccaaaacgagacaagttggtcacacatttggg ATTTCAGTTTCGACCAGAGTTTCGACGGTGTACAATGTGTTTGTTGTTAGCGTTTTCGGAG GCAGCCACGGGATCAACCAGGTGCTTTCCTCAAACACAAg gctaccatggaaatagcaaggaattggacattagcaattgtgtaactgaagagatcaataaaaatgtaattaaaatGAAGAGCTATTTCAAGGTTCCAGTTGTTCTGCCTTATTGTAGACAATACAGGTTTATCCTAGCaagtattttattgcttttgtgtACAATGTTGCTAGGTATTATGAATTCTGTGCTCGCTTTCCAGGGTGACAAAAGGCTcctaaaattcaaactgctcgagACAGCAGTACATGTAGAGTATCATACTAACACAAGAACTACAGCTGTGTGTTTCACATTATCgttccattatcattatcagtataa TTACGTCTTGCGTAAACGAATTATGGCTTCTGGAAATACACCTGTCAGAGGAGATGGAAATTCTTTTTACAGAGCTATCGTTCTTTGGAGGGATGAAATGAACGATGAGAAACATGAGAAAACCCATAGGTTAAGTTCttgtttgattgagaaaaatccAACGGTTTTCAAGCCGCTACAATTTTGTACAAACTTTGTAAGAGTCCAGTCACTTTAA
- the LOC138001024 gene encoding uncharacterized protein, with the protein MDNIILQQERTFTVAIYADEYKQICAWVSKNRSLETGGDLFGLWAGDREAVVQLVLGPGKGCQRATSSFYQDVSYLEKVGTHLTNVQGICHIGEWHSHHSIGLREPSGGDQRTVWQNMPSYGLNRFLLFIANIESSFSFDVSVGCFLFEFERGTNHRLPVLQGRFQLLPNQSPFRKSLLTIDKNILQGGAECMNTEDEIATWEEESRDADVRATMRPIMCVKTRTSCQCKQVTGSVIIWANFVQVVTTITMLKSGRTFTVAIYADEYKQICAWVLKNQTLETGGDLFGLWAEDRTAVIQLVLGPGQGCRRAVHSFYQDVQYLEKVGNHLTREEGVCHIGEWHSHHTIGLKRPSGGDEGTVWNNMPAYGLNRFLLFIANIGSRSRHEVSVGCFLFEYGKGTNQKLPVLQGRFQLLPNASPFRSKLSDVLKEGAECTNREKEIEHLDEVSSDEKKGGCSMRPTMSHQQERHTRARSKPELTEEESEENKRKLSKDDRKKASRKKTQRKRGTKRNSRRSDEDEMLVTSQSAGSSAAHLFKRCCPLL; encoded by the exons ATGGACAATATTATATTGCAGCAAGAAAGGACCTTTACAGTCGCTATATACGCCGACGAGTACAAGCAAATATGCGCTTGGGTCTCGAAGAACCGATCTCTAGAGACGGGTGGTGATTTATTCGGTCTGTGGGCAGGAGACCGAGAAGCTGTCGTTCAGTTGGTATTGGGACCCGGGAAAGGCTGCCAAAGAGCAACTTCGTCTTTCTACCAGGACGTATCATACCTAGAAAAAGTTGGTACCCATTTAACAAATGTTCAAGGCATTTGTCACATAGGGGAATGGCATTCACATCATTCGATTGGTCTCAGGGAACCAAGCGGAGGCGATCAAAGAACCGTATGGCAAAACATGCCGTCCTACGGCTTAAACCGCTTCCTTCTGTTCATAGCCAACATCGAATCTTCGTTTTCCTTTGACGTGAGCGTCGGCTGTTTCCTTTTTGAATTTGAAAGAGGAACAAACCACAGGCTGCCTGTGCTGCAAGGAAGGTTTCAGCTATTGCCGAATCAAAGTCCCTTCCGTAAGTCATTGCTCACCATCGACAAAAATATTCTTCAGGGTGGAGCGGAATGCATGAATACTGAAGACGAGATTGCGACCTGGGAGGAAGAATCACGTGATGCGGATGTAAGAGCTACGATGCGACCTATCATGTGTGTGAAAACCCGTACCTCTTGTCAATGC AAACAAGTCACGGGGAGCGTGATTATTTGGGCCAACTTCGTTCAGGTTGTCACAACAATTACCATGCTTAAAAGCGGCAGAACTTTTACAGTGGCAATATATGCCGATGAGTACAAGCAAATTTGCGCTTGGGTTTTAAAGAACCAAACCCTGGAGACCGGTGGTGACTTGTTCGGTCTCTGGGCTGAAGATCGTACTGCAGTTATCCAGTTAGTGTTAGGGCCAGGTCAAGGATGCCGAAGAGCGGTTCACTCGTTCTACCAAGACGTACAGTACTTAGAGAAGGTCGGCAATCATTTGACGAGAGAGGAAGGTGTTTGCCACATCGGCGAATGGCATTCACATCACACAATTGGCTTGAAACGGCCAAGTGGCGGCGATGAAGGAACTGTATGGAACAACATGCCAGCTTATGGATTAAACCGATTTCTTCTGTTTATCGCCAATATTGGATCGCGCTCTCGTCATGAAGTGAGTGTCGGTTGCTTTTTGTTTGAATATGGGAAAGGTACCAATCAGAAGCTACCAGTGCTGCAAGGAAGATTTCAGCTTTTGCCGAATGCGAGCCCATTTCGTTCAAAGCTTAGCGATGTTCTGAAAGAGGGTGCAGAGTGCACAAATCGTGAAAAAGAAATCGAACATTTGGACGAAGTGTCGAGTGATGAGAAGAAAGGTGGCTGCTCGATGAGACCAACAATGTCTCATCAACAAGAACGACATACACGTGCGAGATCAAAACCGGAACTCACTGAGGAGGAATCGgaagaaaacaagagaaaattatCAAAGGATGACAGAAAAAAAGCAAGCCGAAAGAAAACCCAGAGGAAGAGAGGAACCAAGCGAAACTCAAGGCGATCAGATGAAGATGAAATGTTGGTTACATCTCAATCCGCTGGAAGCAGTGCAGCCCATTTGTTTAAGAGATGTTGCCCGTTGCTTTAG
- the LOC137999923 gene encoding uncharacterized protein, which translates to MKDKCNCLMPAENRIPRGNRSDTDPSLANPAMVHNIVTPSDRQTSPSPPIHQSTNTTSQRCSTPRLTKATSPVGLQSLRQGFLQSNFSGKATEIILHSWSVGTQKQYQPYLRRWFEFCGEQQVSPYSPSVTSVLDFLVRLHEQGLTYTTLNTARSAISALTVSSDRTPIGSHPIVSRFMKGIYKCTPPMPRYQSTWDVQPVLSYLSGLSPIKKLDFKTLTLKVTMLVALVSTQRSQTLHMLNINFMKDTSSCFEFVLPAHVKQSRPGYQPPSVMLHAYPHDKSLCVYSYLTQYLKRTQPLRGKETQLFLSFTRPHKAISKETLSRWI; encoded by the exons ATGAAAGACAAG TGTAATTGCCTCATGCCTGCAGAAAATAGAATTCCACGAGGCAACAGGAGTGATACTGATCCCTCTTTGGCAAACCCAGCCATGGTTCACAACATTGTTACACCTTCTGATAGACAGACCTCTCCTTCTCCCCCAATCCACCAATCTACTAACACAACCTCACAGCGGTGCTCTACACCCAGGCTTACGAAAGCGACTTCGCCTGTTGGCTTGCAGAGTCTCCGGCAAGGCTTCCTCCAGAGCAACTTTTCAGGGAAAGCTACAGAAATTATCTTACACTCCTGGTCCGTTGGAACACAGAAGCAATACCAACCATACCTCAGGCGATGGTTTGAGTTTTGTGGTGAACAACAAGTTTCTCCCTATAGCCCATCTGTGACTTCTGTGCTGGATTTTTTAGTTCGACTTCATGAACAAGGTTTAACGTACACAACACTAAATACAGCCAGAAGTGCTATATCAGCACTCACTGTATCTTCAGACAGGACACCTATTGGGAGTCACCCAATAGTATCAAGATTCATGAAAGGGATCTATAAATGTACACCACCTATGCCTCGATATCAATCCACTTGGGATGTGCAGCCAGTTTTGTCATATCTTTCAGGATTAAGCCCAATAAAGAAGTTAGATTTCAAGACACTGACTCTGAAAGTAACAATGCTAGTTGCCCTGGTCTCCACACAGAGGAGCCAGACTTTGCATATGCTTAATATTAACTTCATGAAAGATACATCTTCATGTTTTGAGTTTGTTTTACCCGCTCACGTTAAACAAAGTAGGCCTGGCTATCAGCCACCGTCAGTGATGTTGCATGCATACCCTCATGACAAGTCCCTCTGTGTTTATTCATACCTAACGCAATACCTTAAACGAACCCAGCCCTTGAGAGGAAAAGAAACTCAGTTATTTCTTAGCTTCACCAGACCACACAAAGcaatttcaaaggaaacttTGTCAAGATGGATTTGA